ATGTTAGTATTGTACTACTGCTTTCAGTAATTCTGAGGAGATCTcagacaatatatatatatatagcagcAAAACTTTGGATTTACATATTCAAGGCGAGATGCATCTCCCTAGTAGTCTTAAATTTCCAATAGAAACCCACAAGAATGCACATAAAGCAATAAGAATCGGGAAGAAAAGGAATGAGACTCCCTTTCTGCCTGCTCTCTTCACAGTTGCAGTGTCATTACCTGCAGCAATATTGGTTGGCTTGATCTTCACCCTGCTGAAGCTAGACATTCGATTCAAAGCCCGACCCACCAAAGGATTTTCAGCAGCTGATGCAGGAGTGGTAGGTATCGACTCAACAAAAGCCCAAAGAGCAGAGGAGAATCTACTTGTAGTACTAACATCTTCCACAGTGCTTCTTCGATTTTCAGTGCTTTCAGAAGGAAAGCTGACAGAATCACAAACAACACCTAAACATGACCAGAAACTATGACGTATTAGGGGAAAGCCTATGACAAATTTTAAGCAGAAGAGCCACTTGAAACTGGCTCAAATCTCATTTTCCGAACaggaatataataattttagttttaatttttaagtaaaCACTCAAAAAAATGTCACAATTAAAACTCCAAAAAGGTTTCTGCCACGCATAAGTAGGGGCGTGTCAACCAGGAGCAGTAAACTGTGAAGAGCTCAGCAGAAATGAGATGGGAAGCTTGAATCTCCATCCAAATCAAAGAAAGTAAAATCATTATTTGGCTGTTGAGCAACACTGTATCTTGTGCTGATGACTATACCTGGATTTGTTAGAGAGAAAGAATCAGCATAGCCTTCGGCTGGACTCAGGGTATTTCTTTCAAAATGCATCCAGAATTCATCAACCATTTGATTGGTGTCTTCTGGATAAGGCGTCAGCTGGTAACTCTGATTTTCAATATTGTTGCCAATGTTATTCATATATGCACGAGAAACTGGTTCGCCGGTAACAGGCCCCAGCTCACGGAGAAGCATCTCTCCATCTTGGTGCAGATCAAATTCACTTAACCCATCTTCAAATTGGAGGTTCTCCACAGGCTTTTCGGTATTTGAAAATGTAGGTTCAGTGTCAATGAGGTCGTTGATTTCCAAGAAGCCGTCCTCTTGAAAGTCACTTTCAATGTCGGGAGCAGAAGCGAGCTCAGGTGATTCAGAAAAATGCAAGGGAGAAgcaattgattgattgaagtcAAAGCTGGGCTGCACATCATAATACTGACTGCAAGATTGTAATTCTCCACTTGCCTCCGGGAATATCACGGCCTCAGAGAACTGACCCAGGATCATACTTTGTGTTTCTTCACCAACAACCTATATCATTAATGGAAAAACTTGTCAGTGGATTTAGAACGGCTAACCAATCATTACAAGCTTTGAAAAAATATAGAAGGAAAATGAAAGGGAGACATTTAAACATAACATTTTTTCACAAATCCCAATCACAAGtacaaattttcattttcacatattttaactaaacaaaaaaaatttacaaccACCAAATGGGtatcaaattatcaaatttataaacacCCAGGTCAAAACTAGAAAACCTGGAAAATAAAACAGATGATTACATACATAGTACTGAGTAAGGTTGCTCGACTACccccaacaacaacaacaaaataaggGCAGAACTAAATTAATAAGAATTTCGAAGTAACTTCTGACGGATCACATACCTGAGGAAAGTCAACATATCCATTCACATATTGCTGGTCAGGGACAGGCTCAACATCAAAAATCTCTTTAATGATTTCATCAATTTCATCGTCAAACAACGGCTGCATCTGACCATTTAGAGGATCAATAACAGCATTTGGAGCCTCCTTCTCAGgtgaattaattttaaaagctacatcatcatcatctgcCCAATCTTCTTCTTTAAATGGTGCACCATATTGTTCACCATTTTTAGGACCAGGTCCACTTTTCTTGAAAACCTTGTAAAGTGCATAATAGTCCTGATAATGAATTTATGTCAAAATCTAACGGTCAGTAAACAATACTCTTTCTCTATGCAAAACAACAAGCAAAAACAGCAATGTTAAGACAAAATAGTAGTTTGATGGTGATACCTTAACATCACGGCATCTTTTAAGCTCCTCTTCATCCATGGTATATTCATGCATAACCCAGTCAGTTCGCTCACCATTAGGAGCTCTGCCTACATAGAAAACTAGTGTCTTTTTTACTCCAACAGAACGAGAATTGAATATGATATTTCGATCCTTTCCTGTTGCTTTCCAGTAGCCATGCCTTGTTGCTCGGTTAGACCTCGCACCATTAGGATACTTCCTATCTCTATGACAGAAAAAGAACCATACCCTATCTCCAGTTTTCAGAAAAGATTGTCCTGCAAAATATTACAAGCTATGAGCAATCAAAccataagaaataaaaaaaaagcataaGTTTTATCAATCAAAAACTGGAATTAAATTTGACAGACAGGTAGAAATGTATCAGCGCCATACCTAATCATATATATAGAACACGAAAAAACCCACAACACCCATTAATTGAAAGGAGTAAATTCAAAAAATCGCAATTGACCATATATACAAGCAGATCATCACATAATATAGATTGAAGAACCAAAAATATCTATTGATCTATGAAGAAGCACTGATTGAAACTTGAATTTGTGAAAAAATGCACACCCGCCATTATCAACCAAGAGATCTTAAAATACCAACAAAATAGCAAAAGTTGACTGCGTCAGTGAATCTCACAAAGGGATGGGGGAAAGGGTATCAGTCTTACATCCAGGTCAAAGCTAAGGAAAAGAAACTCATGCAAACACTCTAACAGAAAAATAAACAGATTCACAACACCACCCAAGGAATAAAAATCAGTCTAAACATGAACCACTCAGATCAACAAACTAAAAGAAACCCAAATAACACAAAAAAAACCTTTGAAACAAACCGAAGTCAACTCTTGGGGCTCTAACCTGAAAAACACATTCAAATTCAAAGTATCAAATACACATCAGTCATATCCTGAATTGTAAGTACTCTAAACATTCATACCCAAATCAACACCTTCTAACCTATCAAACCCAATAAAACATAAACTTAAACAACAAACAAACTCCTACATAAATAAATCTaggtcaacaaaaaaaaaaacaatcaccAACCAAAAAAGGTAAAAAGAATATTAGAATAAAAGTCGAGAAAAAGATTCAATACCAGGCAAATCCTCAGGATCCCACTTGTACACGTCAGTTTCACAAATCACGTTGAACTTCAACTTCTTCCCACAAATCTTTCTTTTCAGAAAGTACATCACCAGCTCCTCATCTGTGGGATGGAACCGAAAACCGGGCATCGACGACATCACCTCACTGAAACAATCAGCAGAAGCAGATTCCGAAACCGCACCCATCCTCGATCAGAACACAGAGAAGAAGAGCCCTCGATTACCCAACACCCAAAACCGAAACTTTCTCAACCAAAACCGAAAACCCACAACTATAATAAACAAATCAAGCCTTCAGATAATCGGAATCGGCGAACGAGTTGCGGaattaaaaaaccctaattagagaaATCAAATCTCCAACACCAAATGAGAACGCCCAAACTTTTCGAATCAATAAGAAGTGTAACCAAAACCCCACAACTACATAATACGATCGAACATCTAGGTATGAGGATCGTAGATTAGGTTGTGGAACCAAAAAACCCAAAATAGAAAGAGAGGAAATTAAATCGAAAGAACAGAGTGTTGAGGATTGTAAGGTGAAAGAGGGGTTTAGGTTAGGGATAGTGTTATGGTCAAAGAAGGAAGCTAGGGAAAGTAGTTGGAATCTTCGTTTGAGGAAAAATGATTCAGTGTCTTTGAGTGAGAGAGTGAGTGTGTGAGCTTGTTGGCATCATGTGATTGCGTGTGCTTCAAGCTTTGGATCGTAGGGAAATGGAGGGTGATTGAGATTGGAGTGTGGGTTTCATGTGAGTTTGGGTGTATGTGATTGGATTATTTTGTGTGTGAATGTGAACATTGCTTTTGATTCGGGTCTTACTTTTCATAGGCTGCCTATCTCGACAATTGTGCAAATAAGTGATTGTTTGGCTTCTCATACCCTTCATAGAAAAAATCGACTTGGTTAAGTGAAAATCTtaataatatatacaaaaatagaaattttaagaatattttttctttctttgattaatttttttcattttttaaactgAATGTGGCATTGACACGTGGAAAATTTATGGTGGGATAGAATAATTActtacattttattaatatatatgaaaaataatttttaacataaaaaacaaaagttatatttgttttcaaataaatcatATAGAAGTCGAAAGCAAGGAAAAATATCATGAAACGTAAATTAAATTCACCAAATGTAAATTAAAACAATTAGTTTGTAGTCAATTTTACGAATGATCAAATAGAATCATACCATCACATTGATTTTTGTAGTTTAGATTTCGCTCTCTAGATTGAAACTTATAATTGTCGTggttgttattaattattacaacaaaacaaaatttagcatatgttattttttctttattaatgcatatttatttgtattatgacatcccaatttttttaataaaaaataaattcacatGCATTATAACGACGAAGACGATGAGATAGTGATGGGCATTcagcaaatgaaaaaatgtattGATGCTTATTGGAactgttttcattttttaagatGTTTGAGAGTCGTGACATgattaatgattaattaaagATTTCGTTATTCGatggttattatttttattagtgatacgttttcatttttattttattatctttagTCATAATTTGTTTTCTCTATATACTTCTACAATTAcgataattaaatatttacaattcTCTGTGtacttatattttatgatagtaaaataattatgattctttttcttcttatacTACATGAAAGTTAAACCTTTCTCGCTTTATGTGTTTTTAATCATATGGTGGTTTAAgctttgttatttgaatttggcATTTGAAGACTTGATATTGAAGCGTTGGATTTTATTGGGTGAGTATACGGAGatactaaattattttcaagttGTTTAAAAGTAGGCCGAATAATTAGACAATAGTTATACACTTTAATTGCTATTCACTTTCTATATCGACTTTTTTGTTTAACCGATGTGATtgcaatttttttgttgttgtgattttcaTTAAGTAGTTGCATTGTAtcttattttttccttttattgaaTTGTTCTTCCAAACTTGAATATCTTAATTAAGACTTATAACATGTGAGAAGATGTTATATATAGTTAGAAATATGTTATAAAAAGGTAGTTAAAAGTTAGTAATATTAAGTGGAAGATAGTTATGTTACTCACATTATGAACGTTTATATAAACATGTATCTTACCGTAATTGTATCACACTCTTCCTACTatcaactttaaatttaatatttctctaaatcacttatttatttattgagttCAATtgtactttttaatatttactcTATAAACGAAAGAAACATCTTTGATTAATCAATTACTACCTATGATCTcatttatgaaagaaaaaataataatcaaaactaTTGTACTCatcattttttaactttttttactatttttataaatatattattgtaaaaaattgtgatacattaaatattaattaataatattaaaaagaaaatatattaaatgagagtagaaaaacaatttaaataataataaacgcactttaaaagttattattttttcttatatataaaaccaaaaaaaatttgaaattttcttatatttaagattGAATAGAATAATAAATAGTTTAACTTTCACATATCATttgactataaaaaaaatatatatatatttttttgtataatatttatatattggacatatatttatttgtctatttatgaattttgtgtttttttttaccCAAGGCACTGTGATCGGTCTATATTGTCTAATctatacaaaaaaaatgaaaatatttactggtattaaaatttgttaaaagagtaatatgtgttttatttattatttttgaaaattacatCTACAATACTATCTATATTCAATAATGACTCTAACAAAGCATGTAGGGGTGTTCATGAGGATACGTAAATCTAAAAACGTGTtcacttaaataatttaaatttatactttttttaatcaattcaaGTTTGTGTTTAATCCAAACCAATCAattgaaattcaattatattcgATCTAAGTGTCTGGTTTAACATTTTGAATTAATGAACCCAATTAATTGGCGtgacaaaaatatttgtatttattttttactattgatATATAGTTAAAATTCAGTTGGTAAAATATGTTTGAGAATTTactgttaatttaattaatttaagtattttgttatgtttgttgatgtattataaatattgaaTGATATATTAGCAATGTAGTTTTATTACCGGCGAACTCAACCCAATCTGCTTATAATCGAGTTGGTTTGGTTGATATTTAATGAAAATCGTAATTTAAGAGCTCAACAcaacttaaataaaattgatccattcaaatatttgatttgacaaaaaataatttaagtaacTTGGGTACATTTCTAAAAGTGTGATCCATGTTACTTCACTTGTTATTTATTagctatatttatttataactaacataataataataataataataataataataataataataataataataataataataatatacaatCATACGGATTAATTAACTATGAAGATTGATCTTGTGAAAAGACTACGAAGAttgataactttattttatcaaataaggCACTATTTGAGCTAATTATTTTTGACTTTTCTTTTCCTTAAAAAAAGAAGTTTGgttaaacaatattttaattagaaacaagatattatttttcgttaaaaaaattaggtacacataaattttcaaaagttaGTGGAGATAATTTTTTAAGTGAAGTAGGAAAcctttgaaaattttatctattttatattatttaattcaaatgttATAATTATACTATATATTAGAAGTACCTTTTAAGCTAAAGTTAACAATtattaaacaacattttttttagaacaaATTATCATATAACTTAACTTTGACTTTGCCTTTTATATCTAGTTTTAAAGTagtttgattttatgaaattaaagaTGCTTTTAATGTTAAAACAAATTTAGCCAAAACTAGCATTGTCATTCCTTCATTCCTCTTTATTTATAAGCTCTATGTGACACATTAATAAAAGACAAATATAATCAATATagtaattgataaatataatttatattgaattattattccttcatttaatatacttttattataaaactattttcatttgaaatgattatatatattaatattaatttttcatatttaaaaatagtgcGATAGTATTACTAATTTACTATAGTACtagtattataattaataatctaGAGACAAAAATAAATGTGTGAAATAAgtgttataattaataattaatgagtgGGACAA
The genomic region above belongs to Cicer arietinum cultivar CDC Frontier isolate Library 1 chromosome 4, Cicar.CDCFrontier_v2.0, whole genome shotgun sequence and contains:
- the NAC33 gene encoding NAC domain-containing protein 16, which gives rise to MGAVSESASADCFSEVMSSMPGFRFHPTDEELVMYFLKRKICGKKLKFNVICETDVYKWDPEDLPGQSFLKTGDRVWFFFCHRDRKYPNGARSNRATRHGYWKATGKDRNIIFNSRSVGVKKTLVFYVGRAPNGERTDWVMHEYTMDEEELKRCRDVKDYYALYKVFKKSGPGPKNGEQYGAPFKEEDWADDDDVAFKINSPEKEAPNAVIDPLNGQMQPLFDDEIDEIIKEIFDVEPVPDQQYVNGYVDFPQVVGEETQSMILGQFSEAVIFPEASGELQSCSQYYDVQPSFDFNQSIASPLHFSESPELASAPDIESDFQEDGFLEINDLIDTEPTFSNTEKPVENLQFEDGLSEFDLHQDGEMLLRELGPVTGEPVSRAYMNNIGNNIENQSYQLTPYPEDTNQMVDEFWMHFERNTLSPAEGYADSFSLTNPGVVCDSVSFPSESTENRRSTVEDVSTTSRFSSALWAFVESIPTTPASAAENPLVGRALNRMSSFSRVKIKPTNIAAGNDTATVKRAGRKGVSFLFFPILIALCAFLWVSIGNLRLLGRCISP